From the genome of Deinococcus aerius, one region includes:
- the coaE gene encoding dephospho-CoA kinase (Dephospho-CoA kinase (CoaE) performs the final step in coenzyme A biosynthesis.), translating to MSAPPPPAHPRRLGLTGSIGAGKSTVARLLRARGLTVLDADEQAREVTRDPAVLAEIEATFPGVVRGGELDRAALAARVFGESARLAALNAIIHPRVRARMLALEQAAAARGEEWVVQDVPLLFEGGLEAQMDAVLVVDAPLDLRVARVTRRSGLTAQEVLARDARQMSGEEKRKRATFVLDNSGDLASLEAQVDAALAALGIPTDDQQDKSPSRG from the coding sequence ATGTCCGCCCCGCCCCCCCCTGCTCACCCCCGGCGGCTGGGGCTGACCGGCAGCATTGGCGCGGGCAAAAGCACCGTCGCCCGCCTGCTGCGCGCCCGGGGCCTGACCGTCCTCGACGCCGACGAGCAGGCGCGCGAGGTGACCCGCGACCCGGCTGTTCTCGCCGAGATCGAGGCGACTTTTCCCGGCGTGGTGCGGGGTGGGGAGCTGGACCGGGCGGCCCTGGCGGCGAGGGTCTTTGGCGAGTCCGCCCGGCTGGCTGCGCTCAACGCGATCATCCACCCGCGCGTCCGGGCGCGGATGCTGGCCCTGGAGCAGGCCGCGGCGGCCCGCGGAGAGGAATGGGTCGTGCAGGACGTGCCCCTGCTCTTCGAGGGCGGGTTGGAGGCGCAGATGGACGCCGTGCTGGTCGTGGACGCCCCGCTCGACCTGCGGGTGGCCCGCGTAACCCGTCGCAGCGGATTGACGGCCCAGGAGGTGCTGGCAAGGGACGCGCGGCAGATGTCCGGCGAGGAGAAACGGAAACGGGCGACCTTCGTGCTGGACAACAGCGGTGATCTCGCGTCGCTGGAGGCGCAGGTGGACGCGGCGCTGGCGGCGTTGGGCATCCCCACCGACGACCAGCAGGATAAAAGCCCCAGCCGGGGCTGA
- a CDS encoding tetratricopeptide repeat protein, whose amino-acid sequence MKRRTLGLLLAAATLMSAAAQTQPTAPATPATAQPAAPAATPTAPTRPAANYVALGVFYYEQGKFDEAYVAFRAASEIDPRNTEALLGLGRAQVKLRLYGPAIETLRRLTLLDPNNVSGYIALAQAYQQQYVGSSDRAAVAGNLTAAQKVLTDAETVAQGQTGDGRNLSLSKIWNERGYVYKLQGDAGRAIDAFKQASTLNPDNDVILFNLGDMYYATGNLMAALNSLQQAVIADPRDAYNRAYYAKLLALSGNITAAKPEAAQAARLAPTNAYAVGQYGVVSYLSRDAATARAQLTQAVKLDPLRYPEFYYYLGRLDLDAGDLQSARENLTRAAALGSTTAEYAYYLGLSYERGAGVVAPDRLKARENYERALKLSPNYALAREGLSRVR is encoded by the coding sequence GTGAAACGACGTACCCTCGGCCTGCTCCTCGCGGCGGCCACCCTGATGAGCGCGGCCGCGCAGACGCAACCGACGGCTCCGGCCACCCCGGCCACCGCTCAGCCCGCCGCCCCGGCCGCCACGCCCACCGCCCCCACCCGTCCCGCCGCCAATTACGTCGCGCTGGGGGTCTTCTATTACGAGCAGGGCAAGTTCGACGAGGCCTACGTCGCGTTTCGCGCGGCCAGCGAGATCGACCCCAGGAACACCGAGGCGCTGCTCGGCCTGGGGCGCGCGCAGGTCAAGCTGCGGCTGTACGGCCCGGCCATCGAGACCTTGCGGCGCCTGACCCTGCTCGACCCCAACAACGTCAGCGGGTATATCGCGCTGGCCCAGGCGTACCAGCAGCAGTACGTGGGGTCCAGCGACCGGGCGGCGGTGGCGGGCAACCTCACGGCGGCCCAGAAGGTCCTCACCGATGCCGAGACGGTCGCGCAGGGCCAGACGGGGGACGGCAGGAACCTCAGCCTCAGCAAGATCTGGAACGAGCGCGGCTACGTCTACAAGCTCCAGGGCGACGCGGGCCGGGCCATCGACGCCTTCAAGCAGGCCTCGACGCTCAACCCCGACAACGACGTAATCCTCTTCAACCTGGGGGACATGTACTACGCGACCGGCAACCTGATGGCCGCGCTGAACAGCCTCCAGCAGGCGGTGATCGCCGACCCGCGCGACGCCTACAACCGCGCGTACTACGCCAAGCTGCTCGCCCTGAGCGGCAACATCACCGCCGCCAAGCCGGAGGCCGCCCAGGCCGCCCGCCTGGCCCCCACGAACGCCTACGCGGTCGGCCAGTACGGCGTGGTGAGCTACCTCAGCCGTGACGCTGCCACGGCCCGCGCCCAGCTCACCCAGGCGGTCAAGCTCGACCCCCTGCGCTACCCCGAGTTCTACTACTACCTGGGCCGCCTGGACCTGGACGCCGGGGACCTCCAGTCCGCCCGCGAGAACCTGACGCGCGCCGCCGCCCTGGGCAGCACGACCGCCGAGTACGCCTACTACCTAGGCCTGAGCTACGAGCGCGGGGCGGGCGTCGTGGCCCCCGACCGCCTCAAGGCCCGCGAAAACTACGAGCGGGCGCTCAAGCTGAGCCCCAACTACGCGCTCGCCCGCGAGGGTCTGTCGCGCGTGCGCTGA
- the sodA gene encoding superoxide dismutase [Mn] produces MAYQLPNLPYPEDALEPHIDARTMNIHRTKHHQTYVDNANKALEGTEFADLPVEQLIGQLDQVPSDKKTVLRNNAGGHANHSLFWTIMTPNGQGQPGGELAQAIDQAFGSFDAFKQKFEDAAKTRFGSGWAWLVVQPGGGLAVVSTANQDNPLMGEAIAGASGTPILGVDVWEHAYYLNYQNRRPDYLAAFWNVVNWDEVARRYEQARSQ; encoded by the coding sequence ATGGCGTACCAGTTGCCGAACCTGCCCTACCCGGAAGACGCGCTCGAACCGCACATTGACGCGCGCACCATGAACATCCACCGCACCAAGCACCACCAGACCTATGTGGACAACGCGAACAAGGCGCTGGAGGGCACCGAGTTCGCCGACCTGCCCGTCGAGCAGCTTATCGGGCAACTCGATCAGGTTCCCAGCGACAAGAAGACGGTCCTGCGCAACAACGCGGGCGGTCACGCCAACCACAGCCTCTTCTGGACGATCATGACCCCGAACGGCCAGGGCCAGCCGGGCGGCGAACTTGCCCAGGCTATCGATCAGGCCTTCGGCTCCTTCGACGCCTTCAAGCAGAAGTTCGAGGACGCGGCCAAGACCCGCTTCGGCTCGGGCTGGGCGTGGCTGGTGGTGCAGCCGGGCGGGGGGCTCGCCGTCGTCTCCACCGCCAACCAGGACAACCCGCTGATGGGTGAGGCGATTGCGGGTGCGAGCGGCACGCCGATCCTCGGCGTGGACGTGTGGGAGCACGCCTACTACCTGAACTACCAGAACCGCCGCCCCGACTATCTGGCGGCCTTCTGGAACGTGGTGAACTGGGACGAGGTCGCCCGGCGCTACGAGCAGGCACGGTCACAGTAA
- a CDS encoding tripartite tricarboxylate transporter permease — protein sequence MDALSALFAGFETALTPINLLWALIGVTLGTLVGVLPGIGPALTVALLLPVTAKLPPVSAFIMFAGIYYGGMFGGSTTSILLNTPGESSSIITALEGNKMARRGRAAAALATAAIGSFVAGTIGTALLTFAAPAIADIAVQIPPSAKFALIMLAFVTISATFGGSPLRGLISLFLGLAVGLVGTDLQSGQARFTLGRPELLDGIDFITVVIGLFAVGETLYVASRLRKDKASVIKLEGNASMNREDWRRSWKPWLRGTALGFPFGAIPAGGAEIPTFLSYTLEKRLTRHPEEFGKGAIEGVAGPEAANNASAAGVLVPLLTLGLPTSATAAILLAAFQQYGLQPGPLLFVTNADLVWGLIASLYIGNVMLLALNLPLAPVWARLLLIPRPFLYAGILVFSTVGVYSLNNSVFDLFLLALFGVIGYGMRRFDFPVTPAIIGVILGPTAESQFRTALQQSNGDFSIFARQPLTAFILVVVALALIVPPILRARAARRAIA from the coding sequence ATGGACGCTCTTTCCGCCCTCTTCGCGGGCTTCGAAACGGCCCTGACCCCCATCAACCTGCTGTGGGCGCTGATCGGCGTCACGCTGGGCACCCTGGTCGGCGTGCTGCCCGGCATCGGCCCGGCGCTGACGGTCGCGCTGCTGCTGCCCGTCACGGCCAAGCTGCCCCCGGTCAGCGCCTTCATCATGTTCGCGGGCATCTACTACGGCGGGATGTTCGGCGGCTCGACGACCAGTATCTTGCTGAACACGCCCGGTGAGTCCAGCTCCATCATCACGGCGCTGGAGGGCAACAAGATGGCCCGCCGGGGCCGCGCCGCCGCCGCGCTCGCCACCGCCGCCATCGGGTCCTTCGTGGCGGGGACCATCGGCACGGCGCTGCTGACCTTCGCCGCGCCCGCCATCGCGGACATCGCGGTGCAGATTCCGCCCAGCGCCAAGTTCGCCCTCATCATGCTCGCGTTCGTGACCATCAGCGCGACGTTCGGCGGCAGCCCGCTGCGGGGCCTCATCAGCCTCTTCCTGGGTCTGGCGGTCGGCCTTGTGGGCACCGACCTCCAGAGCGGGCAGGCGAGGTTCACGCTGGGCCGCCCCGAACTGCTCGACGGCATCGACTTCATCACGGTCGTGATCGGCCTCTTCGCGGTCGGGGAGACGCTTTACGTCGCCAGCCGCCTGCGGAAGGACAAGGCCAGCGTGATCAAGCTGGAGGGCAACGCCTCCATGAACCGCGAGGACTGGCGCCGGAGCTGGAAACCGTGGCTGCGCGGCACCGCGCTGGGCTTTCCCTTCGGCGCGATCCCGGCGGGCGGCGCCGAGATTCCCACCTTCCTGAGCTACACCCTGGAAAAGCGGCTGACGCGGCACCCCGAGGAGTTCGGCAAGGGCGCCATCGAGGGCGTGGCCGGGCCGGAGGCCGCGAACAACGCGAGCGCCGCTGGAGTTCTGGTGCCCCTCCTCACCCTGGGCCTGCCCACCAGCGCGACCGCCGCCATCCTGCTCGCCGCCTTCCAGCAGTACGGGCTGCAACCCGGCCCACTCCTGTTCGTGACGAACGCCGATCTGGTGTGGGGCCTGATCGCCTCGCTGTACATCGGGAACGTGATGCTTCTGGCGCTGAACCTGCCGCTGGCGCCGGTCTGGGCACGGCTGCTGCTCATCCCCCGCCCCTTCCTGTACGCCGGAATCCTGGTGTTCTCGACCGTCGGCGTGTACTCGCTGAACAACAGCGTGTTCGACCTGTTCCTGCTCGCCCTCTTCGGCGTGATCGGGTACGGGATGCGCCGCTTCGACTTCCCGGTGACGCCCGCGATTATCGGCGTGATCCTGGGGCCGACGGCAGAGAGTCAGTTCCGCACCGCCCTTCAGCAGAGCAACGGGGACTTCAGCATCTTCGCCCGGCAGCCGCTGACGGCCTTCATCCTGGTCGTCGTGGCGCTCGCGTTGATCGTGCCGCCGATCCTGAGGGCCAGGGCCGCACGTCGGGCCATCGCTTAA
- a CDS encoding tripartite tricarboxylate transporter TctB family protein produces the protein MQDVPPSAHPDAPLASATGRRGVSVPDLLVALGVTGLGLLLLLGTFQIPFGINAVVGPRVFPLIVSVGLTALGVLLTVNALRGDRAEPAAEEDTDPNAPVHLEAAGIVLGGFLLGTVLLPTLGFVIGTAIMYFSVALAFGERRWGLMLVVSLLVALVTYEVFTRGLGLNLPPGVLKGII, from the coding sequence ATGCAAGACGTTCCGCCCTCCGCCCACCCTGACGCGCCGCTGGCCTCTGCCACGGGCAGGCGCGGCGTCAGCGTGCCCGACCTGCTCGTCGCCCTGGGGGTGACGGGGCTGGGCCTGCTGCTGCTGCTGGGCACCTTTCAGATTCCCTTCGGCATCAACGCGGTCGTCGGCCCGCGCGTCTTTCCGCTCATCGTGAGCGTCGGGCTGACCGCCCTGGGCGTGCTGCTGACCGTCAATGCCCTGCGCGGCGACCGCGCCGAGCCCGCCGCCGAGGAGGACACCGACCCGAACGCGCCCGTTCACCTGGAGGCCGCCGGAATCGTCCTGGGCGGCTTCCTGCTGGGCACGGTGCTGCTGCCCACCCTGGGCTTCGTGATCGGCACGGCGATCATGTACTTCTCCGTGGCCCTGGCGTTCGGCGAGCGCCGCTGGGGGCTCATGCTCGTGGTGTCGCTCCTCGTGGCGCTCGTCACATACGAGGTCTTCACCCGCGGCCTGGGCCTGAACCTGCCGCCCGGCGTGCTGAAGGGGATCATCTAA